One genomic region from Actinocatenispora thailandica encodes:
- a CDS encoding TraR/DksA family transcriptional regulator translates to MIRDELLRLRASAAIEAATLDRELTELFVASRDSNADDEHDPEGATIGFERAQLTALLAATRERIGEIDAALRRVDAGSYGVCERCGQPIAEERLAARPAARCCITCS, encoded by the coding sequence GTGATCCGGGACGAGCTGCTGCGACTGCGTGCAAGCGCAGCGATCGAGGCGGCGACGCTGGACCGGGAGCTGACCGAGTTGTTCGTGGCATCACGCGATTCGAACGCCGACGACGAGCACGACCCGGAGGGCGCCACCATCGGCTTCGAACGCGCCCAGCTGACCGCGCTGCTGGCCGCCACGCGGGAACGGATCGGCGAGATCGACGCCGCGCTGCGCCGGGTCGACGCAGGGTCCTATGGCGTCTGCGAACGGTGCGGGCAGCCGATCGCCGAGGAACGGCTTGCCGCCAGGCCGGCCGCACGTTGCTGCATCACCTGCTCGTAG
- a CDS encoding dihydrofolate reductase family protein: MAKLIYSMITSLDGYAEAAEGGLGTGAEDPEVHTFINDLYRPVGTYLYGRRMYETMVYWETAHSQPDLPPHIVQYARDWQAAEKVVYSTTLQSVSSARTRIERSFDPDAVRALKAESDRDLTVDGPNLAAQAIAAGLVDEYHLFVTTSVVGGGKRFFPDGVRLDLELVEERTFDSGMIHARYRTR, from the coding sequence ATGGCGAAGCTCATCTACTCGATGATCACCTCGCTCGACGGCTACGCCGAGGCGGCCGAGGGCGGCCTCGGCACCGGCGCCGAGGACCCGGAGGTACACACCTTCATCAACGACCTCTACCGTCCCGTCGGCACCTACCTGTACGGCAGGCGGATGTACGAGACGATGGTCTACTGGGAGACCGCGCACAGCCAGCCCGACCTGCCGCCGCACATCGTGCAGTACGCGCGCGACTGGCAGGCAGCGGAGAAGGTCGTGTACTCCACGACGCTGCAGTCGGTGTCCAGTGCGAGGACCAGGATCGAGCGGAGCTTCGATCCGGATGCGGTGCGCGCGCTCAAGGCCGAGTCCGACCGCGATCTGACCGTGGACGGTCCGAACCTTGCGGCCCAGGCGATCGCGGCCGGCCTGGTCGACGAGTACCACCTGTTCGTCACCACCAGCGTGGTCGGTGGCGGCAAGCGGTTCTTCCCGGACGGGGTGCGCCTGGATCTCGAACTCGTCGAGGAACGCACCTTCGACAGCGGCATGATCCACGCCCGCTACCGCACCCGCTGA
- a CDS encoding ribonuclease Z, with product MSLRELAVLGTASQVPTRARNHNGYLLRWDGEGFLFDPGDGTQRQLAHARLAASDITRLCLTHFHGDHCLGVPGVLQRLSLDRVRHPVDAYYPASGREFFARLRYASVYHETTELRETPVSSDGVIATGAFGTLTARRLDHLVESFGYRIEEPDGRRMLPDRLAAAGLRGAQISRLQTDGSVQLDGRTVTLAEVSERRPGQRFAFVMDTRLCDGVSALLDDADLAVVESTFLDADADLAAGYGHLTAGQAARAAAECGVRTLVLTHFSQRYDDPAAFGAEAARYFDGTVVVAADLDRVPVPRRR from the coding sequence ATGTCGCTTCGTGAGCTGGCCGTGCTGGGCACCGCGAGCCAGGTGCCGACCCGGGCCCGCAACCACAACGGCTACCTGCTGCGATGGGACGGCGAGGGGTTCCTGTTCGATCCGGGCGACGGCACTCAGCGCCAGCTCGCGCACGCCCGGCTCGCCGCCTCCGACATCACGCGGCTGTGCCTGACGCACTTCCACGGCGACCACTGCCTCGGCGTACCGGGCGTGCTGCAGCGGCTGTCGCTGGACCGGGTCCGGCATCCGGTGGATGCGTACTATCCAGCGAGCGGGCGGGAGTTCTTCGCCCGGTTGCGGTACGCCTCGGTGTACCACGAGACGACCGAGCTGCGCGAGACGCCGGTCTCCTCCGACGGGGTGATCGCGACCGGTGCGTTCGGCACCCTGACGGCGCGGCGCCTCGACCACCTGGTGGAGTCGTTCGGGTACCGGATCGAGGAGCCGGACGGGCGCCGGATGCTGCCCGACCGGCTGGCTGCGGCGGGCCTGCGCGGGGCCCAGATCAGCCGGTTGCAGACCGACGGCAGCGTTCAGCTCGACGGGCGCACCGTGACCCTCGCCGAGGTGAGCGAACGCCGGCCCGGCCAACGGTTCGCGTTCGTGATGGACACCCGGCTCTGCGACGGGGTGTCCGCCCTGCTCGACGACGCGGACCTGGCGGTGGTCGAGTCGACGTTCCTGGACGCGGACGCCGACCTCGCCGCCGGGTACGGGCACCTGACCGCCGGGCAGGCCGCCCGTGCCGCCGCCGAGTGCGGCGTCCGGACCCTGGTGCTGACGCACTTCTCGCAGCGGTACGACGATCCCGCCGCCTTCGGGGCGGAGGCGGCCCGCTACTTCGACGGCACCGTCGTGGTCGCCGCCGACCTGGACCGCGTCCCGGTGCCTCGGCGCCGCTGA
- a CDS encoding hemerythrin domain-containing protein, which produces MTVNTQDMEIVHRAFRRESRLLIELVSAVAPGDTARARVLADHFRDYRLGLHNHSEGEDELLWPPLLSRVDLEAEVILRMEAQHERIAATLTRLDAAMPAWEATAAVTERDTVVAALADHWAVLLEHLDDEETTLLPLAAQHITEQEWASLGTHLVANTPKTTLLTLFGLVLEDADPAERALLLSVLPAPVRGFWHLIGRPRYARHIRRVRAA; this is translated from the coding sequence ATGACCGTCAACACCCAGGACATGGAAATCGTCCACCGCGCCTTCCGCCGGGAGTCGCGGCTGCTGATCGAGCTGGTCTCGGCGGTCGCCCCGGGCGACACCGCCCGCGCCAGGGTGCTCGCCGACCACTTCCGCGACTACCGGCTCGGACTGCACAACCACAGCGAGGGTGAGGACGAGCTGCTGTGGCCGCCGCTGCTGTCCCGGGTCGACCTGGAGGCCGAGGTGATCCTGCGGATGGAGGCCCAGCACGAACGGATCGCGGCGACGCTGACCCGGCTGGACGCGGCGATGCCCGCCTGGGAGGCCACCGCCGCGGTCACCGAACGCGACACCGTCGTGGCGGCCCTCGCCGACCACTGGGCGGTACTGCTCGAACACCTCGACGACGAGGAGACCACCCTGCTGCCGCTCGCCGCGCAGCACATCACCGAGCAGGAATGGGCCTCGCTGGGCACTCACCTGGTGGCCAACACTCCCAAAACGACCCTGCTGACGCTGTTCGGTCTGGTCCTGGAGGATGCGGATCCCGCCGAGCGGGCCCTGCTGCTGTCCGTCCTTCCCGCACCGGTACGCGGCTTCTGGCACCTGATCGGCCGCCCCCGCTATGCCCGCCACATCCGCCGCGTCCGCGCGGCCTGA
- a CDS encoding DUF4267 domain-containing protein, producing MSRKTVNTVLITAGILFIGYVGVSYVLTPETTAPGFGLPHWPSGDGDGFLILKGIRDIVSGLVLAILLVTGHRRALGWVLLATALTPLGDMTTVLAHHGSAAVAFAVHGLTAALVVLTGLLTLRETRTTTAPPAPATR from the coding sequence ATGTCCCGCAAGACCGTCAACACCGTCCTGATCACCGCCGGCATCCTGTTCATCGGGTACGTCGGGGTGAGCTACGTGCTCACGCCGGAAACCACGGCGCCGGGGTTCGGCCTGCCGCACTGGCCCTCCGGCGACGGCGACGGCTTCCTGATCCTCAAGGGCATCCGCGACATCGTGTCCGGTCTGGTACTGGCCATCCTGCTGGTGACCGGTCACCGCCGCGCCCTGGGCTGGGTGCTGCTGGCCACGGCCCTCACCCCGCTCGGCGACATGACCACCGTGCTCGCCCACCACGGTTCGGCGGCCGTCGCGTTCGCCGTGCACGGCCTGACCGCGGCGCTGGTCGTCCTCACCGGCCTGCTCACCCTGCGCGAGACCCGCACGACCACCGCGCCCCCGGCCCCCGCCACCCGGTGA